The Candidatus Korarchaeota archaeon NZ13-K nucleotide sequence AGGTCCTCTCAGGTAGGAGGGCGTCCAGGGTCTTCCTCGGGGTCGAGGGGCTCGGGGGCGGTGGACCCTTTCACACATACGTGGTCTTCAAGCACGGGAGGATCGATGGGAGGGAGCTGATCTCAAGGATCTCCGAATTGATCGGAGGTAAGGTCGGGTTCTCCGGAATGAAGGATGCGAGATC carries:
- a CDS encoding tRNA pseudouridine(13) synthase TruD, which gives rise to MRVPSIDRDLGMLAYMSDSRPVGGRLRERLSDFIVDEVLSGRRASRVFLGVEGLGGGGPFHTYVVFKHGRIDGRELISRISELIGGKVGFSGMKDARS